The Spirochaeta isovalerica genome includes a window with the following:
- a CDS encoding FAD-dependent oxidoreductase, giving the protein MARKILVVGGVAGGASAAARLRRHSEEDQIIVFEKGPNVSFSNCCLPYHLSGVIEKAEDLVLMTPELFKSQYNIDVRINNEVVSIDREAKEVKIKNLDTGKDYTETYDKLVLSPGGKPIVPPIPGLEKINHFTIRNVVDIDRIAKAIKEKDVKKISVIGAGFIGIETVENLKEAGYEVTLIEAMPQILRIFDYDMVQTLHKELYDQGVNLILDDKVTAFDTRMIHLESGRKVDADVVIMAIGVSPETDLAKQAGLEIGKTGAMKVDQNFRTVDQDIYAVGDAIEVYSYLFDDYFKLPLAGPAQKQARSVADHINGQYVDNRGYIGSSILKVFDYNAASTGLTCGFIKNSGLKVDYDCVRIIPGDKVGLMPSSKNMHFKLIYEKPTGKILGAQAIGKGNVDKRIDVIATVIKFNGTINDLKDLELCYAPPFGTAKDVVNFAGYVAINLMHDDFRQVNVYDVRPLVEDGAAIFDVREENEYELSHLKGAVNIPLSQLRDRIDEFPKDKPIYLHCRSGQRSYNACLALQNRGFKNVYNISGGFMGISFFEFYNDKVTGREPILTGYNFD; this is encoded by the coding sequence ATGGCCAGGAAAATCCTTGTTGTCGGTGGAGTTGCCGGCGGTGCTTCAGCAGCGGCGCGATTGAGAAGACATAGCGAAGAAGATCAGATAATCGTTTTTGAAAAAGGACCCAACGTCTCTTTTTCCAACTGCTGTCTACCCTATCACTTAAGCGGTGTAATTGAAAAAGCCGAAGATCTGGTTTTGATGACGCCTGAGCTTTTTAAAAGCCAGTACAACATCGATGTCAGAATCAACAATGAAGTTGTCTCCATAGACAGAGAAGCTAAAGAAGTAAAAATCAAAAACCTTGATACAGGGAAAGACTATACAGAAACTTATGACAAGCTGGTTCTTTCTCCCGGAGGAAAACCCATCGTCCCCCCGATTCCCGGCCTGGAGAAGATAAACCATTTCACAATCAGAAATGTTGTCGATATTGACAGGATCGCCAAAGCCATCAAAGAAAAAGATGTGAAAAAAATCAGCGTAATCGGCGCCGGTTTTATCGGGATCGAAACAGTTGAAAACCTGAAAGAAGCCGGTTATGAAGTGACCCTTATCGAAGCCATGCCCCAGATCCTGAGGATTTTCGATTACGACATGGTACAGACTCTCCATAAAGAGCTTTACGACCAGGGGGTCAACCTCATTCTCGATGATAAAGTAACAGCATTCGATACCAGAATGATTCACCTCGAATCGGGCCGGAAAGTCGATGCCGATGTGGTTATCATGGCTATCGGCGTATCACCCGAAACGGATCTTGCCAAACAGGCGGGACTGGAAATCGGGAAAACCGGAGCGATGAAAGTCGACCAGAACTTCCGGACCGTCGATCAGGATATCTACGCTGTCGGCGATGCCATCGAAGTTTACAGCTACCTCTTCGACGACTACTTCAAGCTTCCCCTGGCCGGACCGGCCCAGAAACAGGCGAGAAGCGTTGCCGACCATATCAACGGACAGTATGTGGATAACCGCGGCTATATCGGTTCCTCCATCCTGAAAGTGTTTGATTACAATGCGGCTTCTACCGGTCTGACCTGCGGTTTCATCAAGAACAGCGGCCTTAAAGTGGATTACGACTGCGTCCGGATCATACCCGGAGACAAAGTGGGATTAATGCCTTCCAGCAAAAACATGCACTTCAAGCTGATTTATGAAAAACCGACAGGAAAGATTCTCGGGGCCCAGGCTATCGGAAAGGGTAACGTCGACAAGAGAATCGATGTTATCGCCACGGTTATCAAGTTCAACGGTACCATCAACGATCTGAAAGACCTCGAACTCTGTTACGCACCTCCCTTCGGAACGGCAAAAGACGTTGTCAACTTCGCCGGTTACGTCGCCATAAACCTGATGCACGACGATTTCAGACAGGTTAATGTTTACGACGTAAGACCCCTTGTAGAAGACGGCGCGGCGATTTTCGATGTGAGGGAAGAGAACGAATACGAACTGTCCCACCTCAAAGGGGCTGTGAATATTCCCCTGAGCCAGCTCCGCGACAGAATCGATGAGTTCCCCAAAGACAAGCCGATCTACCTCCACTGCCGGAGCGGTCAGAGAAGCTACAACGCCTGTCTCGCCCTTCAGAACAGAGGCTTCAAAAATGTGTATAACATCTCAGGAGGATTTATGGGAATTTCCTTCTTTGAATTCTACAATGATAAAGTAACCGGAAGAGAGCCGATTCTCACGGGTTACAACTTCGACTGA
- a CDS encoding sulfurtransferase, giving the protein MGKIRFSTFILIPVLLLAACSFVNYADSGTLIVSASDALKKIESGYIPVDAQRASSYGKEHLVNAVNIERNAIMIKEPVANTLATAEIVARAAGAAGLTENSNIVIYDDNMNMDSSRLWWTLKIYGHKGDIVIVSGGVAALKGEGAVITDAVTAVSEATYRTSPLNSDMLATKEEILRNIDNPSPDFVLIDVRSDEEFNAGTIPGSIHINHEKNMFVNEDKGTTFRPYSHNRILYKELGITPEKEIVMYCKSSVRAANTYAALYDAGYRNLKVYDGAYLEWSAEKLPVIKTEVEVKTTTTQSDNS; this is encoded by the coding sequence ATGGGGAAAATCAGGTTTTCGACCTTTATTTTAATTCCTGTTCTGCTTCTGGCAGCCTGCTCTTTTGTGAATTATGCAGATTCGGGAACTCTGATTGTCAGTGCTTCGGATGCGCTGAAGAAAATTGAATCGGGATATATTCCCGTAGATGCCCAGAGAGCATCCTCCTATGGAAAGGAACATCTTGTAAACGCCGTCAATATCGAGCGGAATGCCATTATGATCAAAGAGCCGGTGGCAAACACTCTGGCAACAGCGGAAATTGTGGCCCGTGCAGCCGGAGCTGCGGGACTGACGGAAAACAGCAATATTGTCATTTATGATGATAATATGAATATGGATTCTTCCCGTCTCTGGTGGACTCTCAAGATATACGGGCATAAAGGGGATATTGTTATAGTCTCCGGAGGGGTTGCCGCGCTGAAAGGGGAGGGAGCTGTAATCACAGATGCCGTAACTGCCGTTTCTGAAGCAACTTACAGGACTTCACCTCTCAATAGTGATATGCTTGCCACTAAAGAGGAGATCCTCAGAAATATCGATAATCCTTCACCGGATTTCGTTCTGATCGACGTTCGGTCCGATGAAGAATTCAATGCCGGAACAATCCCCGGATCCATCCATATCAATCACGAAAAAAATATGTTTGTAAACGAGGATAAGGGTACGACTTTCAGACCTTACAGTCATAATAGAATCCTCTATAAAGAGTTGGGAATAACGCCGGAAAAGGAAATAGTCATGTACTGCAAAAGCTCTGTCCGGGCAGCCAATACCTATGCTGCGCTATACGATGCCGGTTACAGAAATCTCAAGGTCTATGACGGCGCCTACCTGGAGTGGTCCGCAGAGAAACTGCCGGTTATCAAAACGGAAGTGGAGGTGAAAACCACTACGACCCAATCGGACAACTCGTAA
- a CDS encoding rhodanese-like domain-containing protein, producing the protein MKKMLWMLLAAALILGSCAKAEQEPVKAVEKAAEVSVDTVKAASEAYFAEYPGSRIIPADKVFAAIDANEDFLIVDIRRAEDYANGHLKGAVNAPWGPALADALNWLPDDIPVYVNCYTGQTAGQTVAVLNIAGIQAQSIKSGWNLGISKTEGYENYVETTENMTPDASGVKYDAAVKTAAENFFNAIPDKGSNIIASSALKEKMDAEEEMTIVSIRQPDAYSAGHIEGAINIPFGKDMQKQFAQLPKDEKVYVYCYSGQTAGQTVGVLRMLGYDAVSIKSGMGNAGTAGSGWEVEGNPVVQ; encoded by the coding sequence ATGAAAAAAATGCTATGGATGCTGCTGGCTGCAGCACTGATTCTCGGTTCCTGTGCAAAAGCTGAACAGGAACCTGTCAAAGCAGTAGAAAAAGCTGCAGAAGTTTCTGTTGATACAGTAAAAGCCGCAAGTGAAGCTTATTTCGCAGAGTATCCCGGTTCGCGGATTATTCCCGCTGACAAGGTTTTCGCTGCAATCGATGCCAATGAGGATTTTCTTATCGTCGATATCAGAAGAGCCGAAGACTATGCAAACGGCCATCTTAAAGGCGCTGTAAACGCACCTTGGGGTCCTGCTCTCGCTGATGCTCTCAACTGGCTTCCCGATGATATTCCCGTATACGTAAACTGTTATACAGGTCAGACTGCGGGACAGACTGTCGCTGTTCTCAATATTGCCGGAATCCAGGCTCAGTCCATTAAATCAGGATGGAACCTCGGTATATCCAAAACTGAAGGTTATGAGAACTATGTCGAGACGACTGAAAACATGACTCCCGATGCTTCCGGCGTTAAATATGACGCTGCTGTAAAAACGGCTGCGGAAAATTTCTTTAATGCCATTCCCGATAAAGGAAGCAACATTATCGCTTCTTCCGCTCTGAAAGAAAAAATGGATGCAGAAGAAGAAATGACTATCGTTTCCATCAGACAGCCCGATGCCTACTCGGCAGGACACATTGAAGGCGCGATCAATATCCCCTTCGGAAAAGATATGCAGAAACAGTTCGCTCAGCTTCCCAAAGATGAGAAAGTATATGTTTACTGTTATTCCGGTCAGACTGCCGGTCAGACTGTCGGCGTTCTGAGAATGCTCGGATACGATGCCGTTTCCATCAAAAGCGGTATGGGTAACGCAGGAACAGCCGGTTCCGGATGGGAAGTAGAAGGAAATCCTGTAGTTCAGTAA
- a CDS encoding HAD family hydrolase, with the protein MKTYIFDIDHTLLRSATGIYFVKEGLTRKFFQRRQLIRIPIVLIKYRMGFLKGNIVEREIPFMKGLTRKDIEEIGRAGFRKYGLSDVYEDAKNLIQNLKNQGSHVIFATSSFDYSVRPVAEYFGIDDVIASSFEFDGDSCTGYIEGRAAFGDSKKTKVMAYLEDRGINKNDCVFYSDSHHDIPLLEYVGKAVAVNPDRKLKSAAIKNGWEILRFR; encoded by the coding sequence GTGAAAACTTATATTTTTGATATCGATCATACCTTGCTAAGAAGTGCGACCGGTATCTATTTCGTCAAAGAAGGGCTTACCCGCAAGTTCTTTCAAAGACGGCAATTAATCAGAATTCCCATTGTCCTCATCAAATACCGCATGGGTTTCCTAAAAGGAAATATCGTCGAACGGGAAATACCCTTTATGAAAGGGCTGACCAGAAAGGATATTGAAGAAATCGGTCGAGCCGGTTTCCGGAAATACGGGCTTTCAGATGTCTATGAAGACGCTAAAAATCTGATTCAAAATCTGAAAAATCAAGGTTCTCATGTTATTTTCGCAACATCATCTTTTGATTATTCCGTTCGTCCCGTAGCCGAATACTTCGGAATTGATGATGTGATAGCCAGTTCTTTCGAATTTGACGGAGATTCCTGCACCGGTTATATCGAGGGCCGGGCTGCTTTCGGCGATTCAAAGAAAACCAAGGTAATGGCTTATCTGGAAGATCGGGGAATTAATAAAAATGATTGCGTCTTTTATTCCGATTCGCACCATGATATTCCATTGCTCGAATATGTCGGCAAAGCCGTCGCTGTCAATCCCGACCGGAAACTGAAATCCGCTGCAATTAAAAACGGATGGGAAATCCTCCGCTTCCGCTGA
- a CDS encoding helix-turn-helix transcriptional regulator translates to MYEEEVVKEIISFIDSHLNEEITLKKISDAVCYSEEHTSRFFKKETGENLFDFIRCRRLLRAAERLKNEGGKIINVAFDHGFNSHEVFTRAFSTYFGISPKRFRKIKPEIKHFMPKGLKVFPLDYGENNMANLIIFTQVMEKEERRLLFYPGKKATHYFEYCDELGCDIWGKLLEIQGTLDEPLGLWLPEKLRGDSCSPYVQGVEVPIDFSGDIPAGIESVILPAGTFMIFQSQPYEESDEKMIEVIQAVQQGIKEYKPQSYGFEWAEEDSPRYQLAPLGERGYVEAVPVRKIR, encoded by the coding sequence ATGTATGAAGAAGAAGTCGTAAAGGAAATTATAAGTTTTATCGATTCTCATCTGAATGAAGAGATCACTCTGAAAAAAATCAGTGACGCCGTCTGTTATTCCGAAGAGCACACCAGCCGCTTTTTCAAGAAAGAGACGGGGGAGAATCTCTTTGATTTCATAAGGTGCAGAAGGCTGCTGAGAGCGGCTGAGCGGTTGAAGAATGAAGGAGGGAAAATAATCAATGTCGCTTTCGATCACGGTTTTAACTCCCATGAAGTCTTTACCAGAGCTTTTTCGACATACTTCGGTATTTCTCCTAAAAGGTTCCGGAAGATTAAGCCGGAAATAAAACATTTTATGCCGAAGGGGCTTAAAGTATTCCCTTTGGACTATGGAGAGAACAATATGGCGAATTTAATTATTTTTACGCAGGTCATGGAGAAAGAGGAAAGGCGGCTTTTGTTTTACCCCGGAAAAAAAGCAACACACTACTTTGAATATTGCGATGAACTCGGATGCGATATCTGGGGTAAGCTTCTTGAAATCCAGGGGACCCTCGATGAACCGCTCGGTTTGTGGCTTCCGGAAAAGCTACGCGGAGATTCCTGCTCTCCCTATGTTCAGGGGGTCGAAGTCCCGATTGATTTTTCCGGCGATATCCCCGCTGGAATTGAATCCGTCATATTGCCGGCAGGAACATTTATGATTTTTCAGAGCCAACCCTATGAAGAAAGCGATGAAAAGATGATTGAAGTCATTCAAGCGGTCCAACAGGGGATAAAGGAATATAAACCTCAATCGTACGGTTTTGAGTGGGCTGAAGAGGATTCTCCCCGATACCAACTGGCTCCGCTTGGCGAAAGAGGATATGTGGAAGCTGTTCCCGTTCGAAAAATCCGCTAG
- a CDS encoding TRAP transporter large permease, translating to MTVFPIIIVMILYFSSIPIAFALIAATLAYFTFASVGTPPDLILQKFITSASSFPLLAVPFFIMVGEIMNYSGISSSLMKMADVLTGHMKGGLAQVNVVLSTMMGGISGSANADAAMQSKILVPEMTKRGYGKAFSTAITAASSSIAPVIPPGINLIIYALIAQASVAKMFIGGYVPGILMCIALMVAVNLISKKRGYLPTREKMSPLKDILVQLRESIWALLLPFGIILGIRFGVFTPTEAGAIAVLFCTVVGAFFYKELKWKHFPIIIKNTIYSTSSVVLIIIAASVFGQYMSWERIPHQLTQSLMTFSGSPWLMLIIINVMLLFLGMFLEGGAVLIIVAPLLVPVIKTMGIDVVHFGLVLIVNIMIGGITPPFGSMMFTTCSITKVSVGDFMKEIWPFIIALLIVLLIVTYIPSIVMFLPNLL from the coding sequence ATGACTGTTTTTCCCATAATTATTGTAATGATCCTCTATTTTTCCAGCATTCCCATAGCCTTTGCCCTGATTGCGGCGACTCTTGCCTATTTCACGTTCGCCAGTGTGGGGACGCCTCCCGATCTTATTCTGCAGAAGTTCATAACATCGGCATCATCCTTTCCCCTGCTGGCCGTACCTTTTTTTATCATGGTCGGTGAAATCATGAATTACTCCGGAATAAGCTCGAGTCTTATGAAAATGGCCGATGTTCTCACCGGGCACATGAAAGGAGGTCTGGCGCAGGTCAACGTCGTTCTCAGTACCATGATGGGAGGGATCTCCGGTTCCGCCAACGCCGACGCGGCGATGCAGTCAAAAATACTGGTTCCCGAAATGACGAAAAGGGGTTACGGAAAAGCTTTTTCAACTGCTATCACAGCGGCTTCGTCCTCTATTGCACCGGTTATCCCACCGGGAATCAATCTGATTATTTACGCCCTTATCGCCCAGGCTTCCGTTGCTAAAATGTTTATCGGAGGTTATGTTCCGGGCATTCTCATGTGCATTGCCCTGATGGTCGCTGTAAACCTCATATCCAAAAAGAGAGGGTATCTTCCGACAAGAGAAAAGATGTCTCCCCTGAAAGACATATTGGTTCAGCTCCGGGAATCCATCTGGGCGCTGCTTCTCCCCTTCGGCATTATTCTCGGTATCCGTTTCGGTGTTTTCACCCCGACGGAAGCCGGTGCCATAGCCGTACTGTTCTGTACTGTCGTAGGGGCTTTTTTCTACAAGGAACTGAAGTGGAAACATTTCCCTATAATTATAAAAAACACCATATACTCGACTAGTTCGGTCGTTCTGATTATCATCGCCGCCTCTGTTTTCGGGCAGTATATGAGCTGGGAGAGAATTCCTCATCAGCTGACCCAGTCTCTGATGACTTTTTCCGGTTCTCCATGGCTCATGCTGATAATCATTAATGTCATGCTTCTTTTTCTGGGTATGTTTCTGGAAGGAGGAGCTGTCCTGATTATCGTAGCCCCCCTCCTCGTGCCGGTTATAAAAACCATGGGAATCGATGTTGTACATTTCGGCCTGGTGCTTATCGTCAATATCATGATCGGAGGAATCACACCTCCTTTCGGATCCATGATGTTTACGACCTGCTCGATTACGAAAGTTTCGGTCGGAGATTTCATGAAGGAAATATGGCCTTTTATCATAGCCCTTCTGATCGTGCTGCTGATCGTAACCTACATACCGTCCATCGTAATGTTCCTGCCGAATCTCCTTTAA
- a CDS encoding TRAP transporter small permease, whose product MNLLKKFTQNFEVVFSGFFLLITVSVVIVNVILRYLFHSGLFWVEEVATTAFIWSVFVGAAAAYKYKMHIGIDIITKLFPEKVREIISIIINFMMIIINSYICYLSTLFIQANKLKRTPVLDIPALYVNLAITVGFGLMTIHAIRFLVIEIRLFTNRESQKEETEA is encoded by the coding sequence ATGAATCTTTTAAAGAAATTCACACAGAATTTTGAAGTTGTTTTCAGCGGTTTTTTTCTGCTGATAACAGTCTCGGTTGTTATTGTCAACGTCATATTGCGATACTTATTCCACAGTGGACTTTTCTGGGTGGAAGAAGTGGCTACTACGGCCTTTATCTGGAGCGTTTTTGTCGGCGCTGCCGCCGCTTACAAGTACAAGATGCACATAGGCATTGATATTATAACAAAGCTCTTTCCCGAAAAAGTCAGGGAAATTATTTCCATCATCATTAATTTCATGATGATTATCATTAACAGCTATATCTGTTACCTGAGTACGCTTTTTATTCAGGCGAATAAATTGAAAAGGACTCCGGTCCTGGATATTCCAGCCCTGTATGTCAATCTGGCAATTACGGTCGGTTTCGGCCTTATGACAATACACGCCATACGCTTTCTCGTAATAGAAATTCGGCTCTTCACAAACAGGGAAAGCCAAAAAGAGGAGACTGAAGCATGA
- a CDS encoding C4-dicarboxylate TRAP transporter substrate-binding protein — protein sequence MHKKALALMTAILLSASFIYAGGQQEEGTGDDYKLVLKLSHVFSPAEQLTKSMDLVAERILERTNGAIEIQTFPQAQLPAYKEGVEQVVRGADFISVEDPSFIGDYVPDFKALYAPMMYRSFDEYVELTQRPIVEEMKAKAEEQGIKILALDYIYGFRNLITKKVITTPADLNGMKIRTPGSKSYIDTLTAMGANATPLPWGETLSAVQQGVVDGLEGSEFTNLGTKVYEGPTKNVANTRHILGTCGVYISTEVWDRIPEEYRSIVQEEFTKGADEMVSLLKSQHGDVVKELESYGVMFNEVDGDAFRKALAPLYKEQDGMTPGIFDSIFAELDSMR from the coding sequence ATGCACAAAAAAGCACTGGCACTGATGACAGCCATTCTCCTCTCCGCATCATTTATTTATGCGGGAGGACAGCAGGAAGAAGGAACGGGAGATGATTATAAACTGGTTCTGAAGCTCAGCCATGTCTTCAGTCCTGCAGAGCAGCTGACAAAATCCATGGATTTAGTTGCCGAAAGGATTCTTGAAAGAACAAACGGAGCTATTGAAATCCAGACTTTCCCACAGGCTCAGTTACCTGCCTATAAAGAAGGTGTGGAACAAGTTGTTCGCGGCGCCGATTTCATTTCCGTGGAAGACCCCTCTTTTATCGGTGATTATGTTCCCGATTTCAAAGCGCTTTACGCTCCTATGATGTACCGCAGCTTCGATGAGTATGTAGAATTGACACAAAGACCGATCGTTGAGGAAATGAAAGCCAAAGCTGAAGAGCAGGGAATAAAAATTCTCGCCCTCGACTATATCTACGGTTTCAGGAATCTGATCACCAAAAAAGTTATAACGACCCCCGCTGACCTTAATGGAATGAAGATCCGTACACCCGGATCAAAATCCTATATTGATACCCTGACAGCCATGGGCGCCAACGCGACACCTCTTCCCTGGGGAGAAACACTTTCCGCCGTACAGCAGGGAGTCGTTGACGGACTTGAAGGTTCTGAGTTCACAAACCTCGGAACAAAAGTATATGAAGGACCAACAAAGAACGTAGCAAACACTCGCCACATCCTGGGAACCTGCGGTGTATACATATCCACAGAAGTCTGGGACAGGATTCCCGAAGAGTACAGATCTATCGTTCAGGAAGAATTTACAAAAGGCGCGGACGAGATGGTCAGCCTCTTGAAATCCCAGCATGGCGATGTCGTCAAAGAGCTTGAATCTTACGGAGTCATGTTCAACGAAGTCGACGGCGATGCTTTCCGGAAAGCCCTGGCTCCTCTTTACAAAGAACAGGATGGAATGACACCGGGCATCTTCGATTCCATTTTCGCAGAACTCGATTCCATGAGATAA
- a CDS encoding DeoR/GlpR family DNA-binding transcription regulator gives MAESDNLQMQDLVSRQKRILELLQRDGHVRVPDLSRLLDVSEITIRRDLTYLENKNLLERTHGGAISSRRITKEINYSNRSDLELENKDQIGKKAAELIEDGDTVFINGGSTTFHVFRYITSNNVKIVTTNAGAIGQVRNENVDLIIAGGLYKPQYNTFHGSFTNEIINQVNASKAILGVHGISFRHGLTTPRQDAAETTKLMINRTIGEIIVVADHRKIGLVSDFVTSPVNRITTLITDHFLDEGYKRDFEELGIKVIQTRIEN, from the coding sequence ATGGCTGAATCAGATAACCTCCAGATGCAGGACCTTGTTTCCAGACAGAAAAGAATTCTCGAACTACTTCAAAGGGATGGGCATGTACGGGTTCCCGATCTGAGCCGGCTTCTCGATGTGTCGGAGATTACCATTCGCAGGGACCTGACCTACCTGGAAAACAAGAACCTTCTGGAGAGAACTCATGGAGGAGCCATTTCCAGCCGGAGAATCACAAAGGAAATCAATTATTCGAACAGATCCGATCTCGAACTTGAAAACAAAGACCAGATTGGAAAAAAGGCTGCGGAACTGATTGAAGACGGCGATACGGTTTTTATAAACGGCGGTTCGACAACCTTTCACGTATTCCGTTACATAACAAGTAATAATGTTAAAATTGTAACGACAAACGCCGGGGCAATCGGTCAGGTTCGGAATGAGAATGTCGATCTTATCATCGCCGGAGGCCTTTACAAGCCTCAATACAATACTTTTCACGGAAGCTTTACCAATGAAATTATAAACCAGGTAAATGCGAGCAAAGCAATTCTGGGAGTCCATGGAATCAGCTTCCGCCACGGCTTGACAACCCCCAGACAGGATGCGGCTGAAACAACGAAACTGATGATTAACCGGACAATCGGTGAGATTATCGTCGTTGCCGACCACAGGAAAATAGGTCTTGTTTCCGATTTTGTTACATCTCCGGTCAACAGAATAACAACCTTGATAACCGATCATTTTCTCGATGAGGGCTACAAACGGGACTTCGAGGAACTGGGAATCAAAGTGATTCAAACAAGAATCGAAAACTGA
- a CDS encoding DHH family phosphoesterase, which translates to MIDDLLKAMKKALSLLERQQEKQILLFHHNDTDGLSSGAVLMEAFNRCGYEVTRYSLEKPYPQVLEKVFKTEGHIIVFADFAGKIAPEISRINKGRNLVIILDHHPAEYIEDDTVFNLDGELHGLKGDRDISASATAFLFSSLLLESRGLSPDSLVHLGVLGAIGDGFFVNGALSGINSDLFKRAEKAGTMRSEKTEAGIQYYIRLGEGEYSADYICSLLDTLGGVAYYSGGTDRGITVCLEGMTDEIREYETSLKKLQNEIFDREKENLSKNLITTGSIQWFDVGRRFEPMGVKMIGVFCTLIKDSDLVDRTRYLAGFQQVPDMVPGFGDIDFRSTKVSMRVSADLTEAIRRGDEPGLSDFLPEATLRLGGFADACHSLSAATTVSIGQERDLINEAEKVLVKRRMRNE; encoded by the coding sequence ATGATTGATGATTTATTGAAAGCAATGAAAAAAGCCTTGTCTCTTCTGGAGAGGCAGCAAGAGAAGCAGATCCTGCTTTTTCATCATAACGATACAGACGGACTCAGTTCCGGTGCTGTTCTCATGGAGGCTTTCAATCGGTGCGGCTATGAAGTTACCCGTTATTCTCTGGAGAAACCATATCCTCAGGTTCTGGAAAAAGTTTTTAAAACAGAAGGACACATTATTGTCTTTGCTGATTTCGCCGGTAAAATAGCCCCGGAGATTTCACGGATCAACAAAGGAAGGAATCTGGTCATCATTCTCGACCATCACCCTGCCGAATATATTGAAGATGATACTGTTTTCAATCTGGATGGTGAACTGCACGGTCTGAAAGGCGACCGCGACATATCCGCGTCAGCTACGGCTTTCCTCTTTTCCTCTCTTTTACTGGAGTCCAGAGGATTAAGTCCCGATTCTTTAGTCCATCTGGGGGTTCTCGGAGCCATTGGTGACGGTTTCTTTGTAAACGGGGCGCTTTCCGGTATTAATAGCGATCTTTTTAAAAGAGCCGAAAAAGCCGGTACAATGAGATCTGAAAAAACAGAAGCCGGCATACAGTATTACATCAGGCTCGGCGAAGGGGAGTATTCCGCCGATTATATATGTTCGCTCCTTGATACTCTGGGCGGAGTCGCTTATTACAGTGGTGGTACCGACAGAGGAATAACTGTTTGTCTCGAGGGGATGACTGATGAGATACGGGAATACGAGACATCGCTTAAAAAACTCCAGAATGAAATTTTCGATAGAGAGAAAGAGAATCTCTCGAAGAATCTTATTACAACAGGAAGCATTCAGTGGTTCGACGTCGGAAGACGTTTCGAACCCATGGGGGTGAAAATGATCGGAGTATTCTGCACTTTGATCAAAGATTCTGACCTCGTGGACCGAACCAGGTATCTGGCGGGTTTCCAGCAGGTGCCCGATATGGTTCCGGGATTCGGAGATATTGATTTTCGATCGACTAAAGTCTCCATGCGGGTTTCTGCGGATCTGACCGAGGCAATCCGGAGAGGAGACGAACCGGGGTTAAGCGATTTTCTTCCGGAAGCGACCCTGAGGCTCGGAGGATTTGCAGATGCCTGTCACAGCTTATCGGCGGCGACAACTGTTTCCATCGGGCAGGAGCGGGATCTAATAAATGAAGCGGAAAAAGTTCTGGTTAAAAGGAGAATGAGAAATGAGTAG